The genomic DNA CCTTCCTTTTCAACCACTGGCGCGTCTCCTATTCCAGCTGCAAGTACAGCCACCTGATCACGTCGCACGGCTTCCATCCCAATGAGCTGCTGAAGTACTGGCATCACCTCCAGAGCAACAAACACAACGCCTGCATCAACGCGCTGAAGACCCGAGGCGGCCGGATGCGCAGGATGACCCGCGAGAAATCCGCTCggtaacacaaaacacaccgCCAATCGCCacgtttgttttcttgcacCACAATGGAATCAAAAGATCGACGCAAACTTTCTGTAAGttgtgtaaaaaacaacaacaacaaaatgatgaaaatctgCAGTGttaagggaaaaaaagatgaaaaaagatgaGTTTATGTCCAGTTCCATCTACAACTGTTTGCTGCTTTGTGTAATAATGTAAGATCTGATTTTACTCTGTATGCAAATCAGACAACGTGCCAAATAAAACGTATAAAGATGTGAATTTAACCATCAGTGGAGTCAATGCAGAGGACagttaaacaggaagtcagcgaTTATGTGACCCACTTCTTTATGACCCCCTCCTGTTCTTCCTTACTGCGTGTTTGATCTTAAATTTAACAAAAGTTTAACTAAATACATGTTGTTTTAAATGCTAATTTGGTTTCATAAGGCAGAAGGTTTAGTTATCTCTCCCTGAATGAACAAACTTCTGAGCCACAATTAGCAGCAACAACTCCAGCTAAATGCCTCCACCGTCGCCGTGGTGGAGTTTCGACCGGTTGTTTAAACTGCTGAGGTGGCGACTTTCTAGTTCCTGTTTGAAGATTTCacacaagctttaaatattTGACCTGTTTTCTTTATGGCACACAGTAAAATCGTTTCTAGCAAACATCATCTTAGCATCGGAAACCAGGAAGTCAGTTTGATGACATGTGAGTACGGGTCGGCGCAGGATTTGTGGAGATTGATTGAATTCTCATTAACTGTTGTgattgtgacatcatcacgatGTCCTAAAAGCATTAAAGCATTGAGTAAAAAGTTATAATCCCAATCTGGTGAGTGATACCGAGGCTTTCCTACCAGATACTCCTGATGTAGCGCATAGCATTGCTGCTAGCTTACCGTCACTGACTTCAGGGTCATGCCGTGGTAGGTGCCCATGGTGTCGATTTTGAAGCCTTCCGTTTctggagaaacaaaacaaataaaatatagattAGAAACAAAAATGGTTCTTTTCTACAGCAGGATCTGAATATTAGTAGGAACTAATAGTGCGCTCCAGACTATAATTAGCTAGAGAAGCCAAAGTGGAGCATACCCTCTTTCCCTTTGAAGCGCTCCTGATCGTATCTGTTGTAGGCAGCGGTGACGGGCTGCTTGTTCCTCAGGGAGGGGTCctgcacacagaaacaaacgATCATTCATGACACCTCCTGATCGCAGTCAAGCACATTTAGTGttatatttagaataaataAGCGAAAAAAGCACATAGACAATGTTAAATGTCTCCTCACCGCCTGAGTCGTGTTCTGTGCTGGTCTCTGCTCCGGCGCTCGCCCCTCCTCTCTGGCCTTCACCGACTGAAGGATGGCAAAGATGTTTTTGGAGAAGTTCTGCAGCGGAGAACCAGAATAGAATGAGTTCATGCACGTAAAGATGATGCCTGTCTCACACTTTCATCAATTCATATTTGCCAGAGGACTCATAATTGGTCGTTTTCTCCAACTAGAGCACAACCTGATCTGTTTGCTCTACATAAACACGAGGATTATTCCGCTTTCTGGTTTTTCCTGCTTAAACTATTAGTAGGACATTGGCTTTTAGAATCCTCTGTGATTCCACCAACACTTGTTTGCTTCTTAATCAGGTTGACTCGAAATAATTACAGCAAGTTTTTCAGTGTCCAGTAAAAACCAGTAGAAATAACACCTCTGCTGCCCCCTAATGGTTGAGATCGACACCACAGGCCCCACATCCACTGGGATGTTTTACACTCACTCAGCATCATTGTTTTGGTAAAATACAGACAATGATTTTGGTGctgccagaaaaaaataactagaatacctttttaaaaaaaatagaaaagaaacttGGACTCCAATATGAATTCATACTGGAGTCTCGTTGAGTCATTCAAGCCTCCGTGGGGTACAGCAGACTCTCACTGTGATTGGACAGCGTTACAGGGGACCAACCTTGCCGGTGCTCTGCAGGATGGTGGTCCTGGTCCTCCAGACCCTTTCCCTGCTGACGATGTCTCTGGTGACGTCCACCTCTGCGTCTACGAAGCTCCTCTGCTTCAGGGTGATGTCATCGTCCAGGTCTGTTTTGATGGTGGAACGTTTCTTGGCCATAATCTTGGCTTTGATGGCGGCAATTTTTTCCACTGACATGGCCTCTGACAGGGATCTGCACgggaaacatttaaataacgTTTGAGCAGCTCAACTAATAACAGCTGTGAAATAATCCAAGTCGCCGGTGCGACACCTGATTTGGTCGGTCTGCACGATGCCCTCTTTGTGGCCCTCCAAACGCGCTGCCAGACGCTCCTTATCCAGACGAACCCGTTCCTCATCCTGGAAATCAAAATGGACTTATTCATTCTTAGCTCGCTATTCCAGTCCTACACACACTGAATTTACGTTTTAATTCTCAACCTGTgagattaaacttttttttttagtctgttACCAGTGAATGTCATGTTTTAGAGATAGTTGGTTCCTTTGTTCTCCAACTACAACAAAATGGATTCATGATTCACTAACAAATTTCATTTAGCTATAAACTAATCTTCCAAACTGTACtaaattgaatttatttaaaattaacaaCTACATTCataggcggcacggtggtgcagtgggtagcactgccgcctcacaacacggcggacccgggttcgagtcccgctctgtgcggagttcgcatgctctccccgtgtctgtgtgggttctctccgggttctccggcttcctcccacctccaaaagcatgcgcttcaggttgattggctggtcccaaattgcctgtaggaatgagtgtgtgtgtgagtggttgtatgtctttgtgtgtggctccgcggtgcactggcgtcgtgcccggagtgtcccctgcctcacgccctatgccactgggataggctccagctccccgtgatccgctgcggcggatatagcggtggtcatatgacaatgaatgaatgaactacattcattaaaaatgttctgttctTTTGCACATCTGCTTATAATTTgctctaatttaatttaatccacTCATGCGCCCATAATCTGAAACTGCTTATCATGTGTAGGAAGAGAATGTAGACTAACCCATCTGATGTTAACAGAggggtgtggggggaggggggataaGCCCCCATTTCATCACAGCTTCGCACAGAAAGataaaacatcatttttaaaCTTGGAGTctctattgtgtgtttttaaactgTGACAGGAAGCCGGAGCAACAAAACATGAGGAGAACTTTGCAAACAGAGAAAAGCTTCTGccctgtgggggtggggggtgggagctGAACTCCACCCTGCAGCTGTGAATCGGGAAAAGagcattcatttcacatttgCATTGGATCCCTTTAAAAGAGCATTTCCTGTGTGGGGAACAGAGGTTAATGTTCTACACGTCAGTGATGAGTTTATGAAAAACAActgatgacaaaatattttaagtccTCTTTACCTCAATCCTTGGTTTTTTGGCTTCAGATGAGACTTCATCAGCTGCTCGCTTGACTAGAAAAGCAGAAGAGTGGTAAATATTTAACTACACAGCATTTTAGTGGTTTTGAACCAACTTCCCCGGCTGAGAAAAAACCCTTTAACAGAAGACAGCGAGCAGAGAGTGGCAAAATACAATTCAAGTCTTAAGTACAGATTGTAATAACATTTATTCCatgataataaaacaataaattattatttccaGTTAGAACTATCGCTTCAAACATCTCACAACAGTCAGTATGGACTCACCTTGTGTCGGCCTTTGTAAACCTATTTCTATGGGCGCACTTCTGTCGATACTCGTTGATGTCGCTGTGAAAAGAGAACAGAAACAATTCCACCAAACTCTTCTCCATCTCTGCGTTCATGAAAAGCGGTATTAAATACTAATCTATTAATACTATCGTCAAAATTTATCAATAATAATCTGAAATGTTCAGAAACAAGTTCATAATAAATAAACTCAACAGAGACAACATTCTACGCAGAAGGGAAACGACACAAGTACTTACAGCTCTCGCCGTTGAGATACGACAGTAAACCTTTTCGATCAGGTCGTCTGACGACAGGAATATTCTCCGTCTAGAGCAGGGATTCAAAATCAACTATACTGAGGGCCAAAAATACACtgagggccaaaaaaaaaatcaaatgtgctacAAGCTAAGAGCTTGTAAAAAATTAATGtcctacaaaaacaaaatatgttccttaatatcaaaataaatgcatatatGAAATTGCATATgttttaaactgaaaatacaatATTGACCCGGCGGgctactgttgcattgtggggaatgtagagCTGGtgtgtgcaaaacaccagcTGGCAGCTGTGGCCTGTGGGCTGGTTCCAATAATAAcagggcagtcagagactacaacatcctgcgacttaccctgacctacttccagggtaggtcttTGATCATatatcaaagcagtagctttgatctatggtctactcacactggctttctcccttgtctttctgtgttatccggttcctgagcgtacaaaagttgaaatttgaccttgaccttcttttctcaagatcaaggttattatctaattttcatcccctctgctgcctgagtcatgtgttttttgtttcatctttctatctgcaacggttgtgaagatatttggtggactaacggatggacagatggacgaacgaacgaacactgacaattacaatgcagtcatagactacaacatcccgcgacacctctGAGTTCAAAATTATATGTGGTCTAAAAGGAAAGGTGTGAAAACCTTTTACCCAAAAACACGTCCAGTaaatcagtgaaataaaatctaaatgttATGTCAGCTATTTGACGAACAATGCTGAAATAGCTGACTGTCCTAGATAATAATTTACTGTTAAATGAAGCAGGGCCTGGCAGGATGGTGGTTATTCAGTAGTACTTACTGCAGCTCTGCGCACATAGGAGGGATGAGGGAGATGCACATTGTTGAGCAAGAACAAGATAGAGTCCAAAGTGTAGTACTCTTTAGGCTGGCCCTCTTTACCGGTACTGcaggtaaacacaaacaaaggcaTCATCAACAGGTTGACTTTACAGCCCAACAGACCCACCTGCACATACTTGTTATATAAGTGCATAATAAACACAAGTACACTACGTTTCTAGAATAAACACGGAACTATTCCGGATTGCTAACCTATTAatccttgtttttttctctgttgcatTAACGCTTTCCTTTTAGGGCAAGAAGCAAAGCTGGATTGTCCTGCAAACACACgttttggcccccgggccactAGAACCCGAACTCTCTTGGAACTCAACTTAACTGCTAGCTATTGTCGCTAATTGGTTAGCATTACAATACTACTGTAACTTTGGTTGTGGGTACATTTCtcacaaatacatttacaatttAGATATAAAGTCAAACGTGAGTAACGAGTCTGAGTAGTCCAAGATATAATGCATAAATTCCAgattaagaaaataaagttatttaaacCAACAACGAGTGGAGTTCTGTTAGCATCGTAGCATCTGACAGCTAGCGGGGCGCTTTGCTCCATAAGGTAAGGATTAGCTGGAGCTGCGGGCCTCCTGCTAAAGCTAAACCAGCAGCCACTCACCCCCAGATAATGTAGTTAGTCTTGACATTCTTCGGCCAGGAGAACTCTCCGAATATAACCTCATCTCCTTTAGCGACGATTTCCTTTTTCTGAATGTTATACTGACGGAGAACACTCAACACGTCCGCCATCTTCACTTGTCTTGATGTAGTGAGTTTGCGAGGCCCCCTGATATCAAAGTGATGCGTCTTCGGAGAATGCCTGATcggaatttttttattttatttggatcGATCGTCATCGTTTGTCAGATAAATAGTAAAATACCCGCCGTCGTGAAATAAATTCTTCATTTTGAGCAGTTTTGTTAGTCATAAACAGACAGGATCCCCGCAGGGATCCAGAGCGCTGCTTCAGGAGGCTCCACATGTTGGACACTTCTGCTGCAGGAAATGATCAACAAGCATTTTAACTTGGCTTCTAActaaaaatgtatgtatgtttttttaaaaaaaaattacttttaaccttttagtGTGGCTcttaattgaattttatttattttattaattacagatttatttattttacttttttagactgttttttcattgaattttatttacagtatatgattATTTTTTACCTCCTTTGTCAGGCCTCTAaccttatttatttgttttattacttttaattaCTGAATTTTAATCTATACAGTCATCTTTTATCTCCAAATCGATTAACTTTTTTCTGGTGTTTCCTAACTTCAAAGTGGCGAGTGTAGGATAGCGTTTCCTCTatgttttgagtgtgtgtttgtgttggggAAGAGGATATTtcttgtgtaaactgttttGTGTATTGTCTTTATGTAAAGCACTAAGGGTTactcattttttattaaaagcaCTTTATAAATGAAGTTTTATTGATTGACGAAAACCCTTCAGCAAGTCAGTAccagtttatatatatacacacacacacatacacacacacatagaaagaaGGAGCAGCAAAGTGTTTATTGAAGAGTTTCGATGCTACAAGAGTCAAGTTGATCAAAGTAGACACGATAGACATGAGGGAAAACAAGTTAATCATGATGAAGCTACCATACAGCAGAACCCACACTCATGTCACACTATAAATGTAATAACGCtcatattaaatatttagcTTTAGCACTTTGACATTATTAACATAGAAAATGACAGTGTTGGCTTGtatggataaaaacacacaatagcATGTTCAGATGTGTGTTCCTTCATACAGAATGAATTGCATCAGGAGGGATGGTGAGTTTCTACTGAACGGTGTCAGTATTCACAGCAGCTGCTGTCGACTTCAACATTTGCATTTCGCCAAGTGAATTGGTCCCCAATGCAAAAACACAGTGAGCAGGACGTTTATTCTTGGCTTGAAGAAATATATCGCAGTGCACATTTTATACAAAAGTATGTTCAGTTTTTCTTCCTCAGGGAAAGTAGCAATTCATGGTTAGTTTTTTTGCATAACAAAAATtcttatataaatatacagaaaCATGCTGGCAGACTCAGTCTTGGTAAGCAGTTGTAAAATGGCAATGATCTGTCCTTCCTGGACAAAATAATACCATAAAATCCAAACTGTAATACATGAGCTTTTCAGTCCAAAACACTGACATTCCCATTTCATAAAGGAAAATCCCAAATATTCCTCGAAGTAGAaaattttccaaaaaattaattttttgtttaagAGCACCAAGAGTTATTTTTTCACACAAGTTTCAGATCAACAGTCGTACAAATGAACTCCTCAATAATTGCCTAAGGGGAAAACAGAATTTAACATAATTGATTATAAATTATGTGAAAACTGCATAACAGATGCCAccaccatttttttaaattaaaaaaattaaattaaaaatattaaaaactattGGAAATTTATGTTGATGTggttaaaacacaaacataagtAATAACTGACTGAGGTCAAAGCAACACCAGGAAGGAATTCTAGGCATTGATATTGTTCTGAAGGATATTacctaaaaaaaatcaaagaattgGAAAATTCAGTTTTGGTTCTTTATTTCACTTACTTTTTCTTCCATTATATTTGCCAATCGTTTCTAGTATGAGGGATTAAACACACATCCTACCATCACATCAAACCTGCTAATGCTAAATGATTCCGTTGCTACATAATAGGAACTTCACTGTATCCCATTAAACATACCAGTATTCAGACTTTTCCATGGTTCTTGTTCTTTAACCTTCTAGCATCTAGCTGTAATTGATTCAGTGTTGGATGTGTTATAATCTCTAATCTGTTCAAATCCATCGAACAGCCTGACACACTACAAACTGTTTACAACAAGATGTgcaattgcatgtttttttaaatcatcttaacacatttcagaaaacaaaatgacattgTAGTCTAGCCCGCTGGACACATTGTCAATCGagttgtgaggtttttttttgaatattaaatGTCTTCTACACGCTACGGGAGCCCGAGGGGTCCACTGTGTGCGTTCTTTTTTTGATCGACTTCATCAGATGAGATCCTGGGCGAGGTTCTGAATGACGGTCAGAGCTCCGAGGTCAAACCCGCAGACGGTCAGGATGCCCCTGTCCTCCGTGTTCGCGATGGCGTTTCCGACGGAGGTCAGCCCGCACATCACCAGCTTGGACTCggctcctgttttctttttgaagaaataatcgtgttaaacaagaaaaaaaacaccttcatCACAAAGTTGATCCATCGCCCAGCAGACAGGCATCGACGCACCCGTCTGTGATTCTTCAGAGCCTCCGCCGGGCTGGCGGCGAACGCCCACAAGGGATTGTTGGTGAGAATGACGAACACGTCTGTCTGCTTCGCGTTCTCGGAGGCCCACCTGATGGGGAGGGTGCAGTCAGTGGTCCCCCCTGGGATCTGGGGAACGCAAACCACGTCTGGTTAACTGCAGCTACAGCTCAGCAACGTCCCTCGTCCTCCCAGTCAGCCTCATCCTGCCTCACCTTCACCAGTTCGGCCGTTACTTGAGCCAGAGTCATGTCGGCAGAGAGGGAGCACGGAACCAGGGCTCCTTCGGAGTATGCCAGCACGTCCACGTCGGCTTCCGTCCTCGCAAAAATCTGCAATAAGCAACGAGCAATGatgtcagagactgcaacatcccgcgacacccctgaattcaacattctcccatgacctacacatttttgtgcctctggcttcctgaaaatgttgctttttgttttgtgattatatctcattaggtttcagagatgtgtacataAAAAGGTAtgagtgaaaatttgaccttgacctatttttcaaggtcaaggtcatcatctcattttcatccccttcgctgcctgagtcatgtgcttttgtttcacctttctatctgcaacggttctgaagatatttggtggactacctaacggacgaacacacaaacactgacaattacaattatGCAGCTGTCCACAAACCGTCATCGTCTCACCATGGTAACGGCCGCCGCAGCGACGGCGGTGCTGATGGACGTTCCCGGTACGATGCTGCTCAGGGAGGTGCTCACGTCCGCGGCCACCACGAAGCGTTTGCCCACGGCCTCCACGTTCTGAAGACAGCAATGGAAAAACTTCAGAAGTttgtcccccccctccccagatGGATCATCAGGAGCCGAAGCACCCACCGTAAAACTCTTGTAGAAAGCGGAGTCTATTGCTTTCAGGATGCTGCTGTCCGCTTCCCATTTGGTTTTCCCCTGATAGCCGTGGCCTCGTTTGTAGTTTTCAGAAGACAAGAGGAGGCTGAACGGGTGAATCTTCGCCTGACGGGTTCGACACAAACACTTGAAACCAGAAACTCAGGTGTAATTCTGCACACGGCCACAAGTACGGCTCCTACCTTCC from Antennarius striatus isolate MH-2024 chromosome 18, ASM4005453v1, whole genome shotgun sequence includes the following:
- the cdc73 gene encoding parafibromin, which gives rise to MADVLSVLRQYNIQKKEIVAKGDEVIFGEFSWPKNVKTNYIIWGTGKEGQPKEYYTLDSILFLLNNVHLPHPSYVRRAATENIPVVRRPDRKGLLSYLNGESSTSTSIDRSAPIEIGLQRPTQVKRAADEVSSEAKKPRIEDEERVRLDKERLAARLEGHKEGIVQTDQIRSLSEAMSVEKIAAIKAKIMAKKRSTIKTDLDDDITLKQRSFVDAEVDVTRDIVSRERVWRTRTTILQSTGKNFSKNIFAILQSVKAREEGRAPEQRPAQNTTQADPSLRNKQPVTAAYNRYDQERFKGKEETEGFKIDTMGTYHGMTLKSVTEGASARKAQTPALQPVPRPVSQARPPPNQKKGSRTPIVIIPAATTSLITMLNAKDLLQDLKFVTSDEKKKQGIQRDNEVLLQRRKDQIQPGGTTLSVTVPYRIIDQPLKLAPQDWDRVVAVFVQGPAWQFKGWPWLLPDGSPVDIFAKIRAFHLKYDEAKTDPNVQKWDVTVLELSRHRRHLDRPVFLRFWETLDRYMVKHKSHLRF